A window of the Chloroflexota bacterium genome harbors these coding sequences:
- a CDS encoding tyrosine-type recombinase/integrase, whose translation MAIDRLGETMPRDRGAPGLLLGAAEPPVPSLRQAEGLFLASLAGRSPRTVATYRTALGRLHEFLEGRGETIETLRVVDFGGDLLEQLYLWLARAYGRDDRFTIATYVAGARAFLRFCARRHLLAPNVSFEELRDNVREVMGRSSYRTPRIDQRLVLIVTHVDALPLPPADQYGGQPYQEVLRDRALIRTLFTTGMRREEVANLTRADVQDGHARQALITGKGSKERIVFFDDAALAAIRAYLDVRSDRLPFLFLRHDLGRGRLPGPGGRRWRLSPKGVWEIVKRYAAAVGVDATTHDFRHAKASVMLNRGAKLSEVQDILGHASPETTKKIYAHYETSHLRDVFERYSASAEELAGALAEPPAAVLD comes from the coding sequence ATGGCCATCGACCGACTGGGAGAGACGATGCCGCGCGACCGGGGCGCTCCCGGCCTCCTTCTGGGGGCGGCCGAGCCGCCCGTGCCGTCGCTGCGGCAGGCCGAGGGCCTGTTTCTGGCGAGTCTGGCGGGACGGTCGCCACGCACCGTCGCCACCTATCGGACGGCGCTCGGTCGTCTGCACGAGTTCCTGGAGGGCCGAGGCGAGACCATCGAGACCCTCCGCGTCGTCGACTTCGGCGGCGATCTGCTCGAACAGCTCTACCTCTGGCTGGCACGCGCCTACGGCCGGGATGACCGTTTCACTATCGCCACCTACGTGGCCGGCGCACGGGCCTTCCTGCGCTTCTGCGCCCGCCGCCACCTGCTCGCGCCGAACGTCTCCTTCGAGGAGCTGCGCGACAACGTCCGCGAAGTCATGGGGCGGTCGTCGTATCGGACGCCGCGCATCGACCAGCGGCTCGTGCTGATCGTGACCCACGTTGACGCTCTGCCGTTGCCGCCGGCCGACCAGTACGGCGGCCAGCCGTACCAGGAAGTGCTGCGGGATCGCGCGCTGATCCGCACCCTGTTTACGACCGGCATGCGCCGCGAGGAGGTCGCGAACCTGACCCGCGCCGACGTCCAGGACGGGCACGCCCGCCAGGCCTTGATCACCGGCAAGGGCAGCAAGGAGCGCATCGTCTTCTTCGACGACGCGGCGCTCGCCGCCATCCGCGCCTATCTCGACGTGCGCTCGGATCGCCTGCCGTTCCTGTTCCTGCGCCACGATCTCGGCCGGGGCCGCCTGCCGGGGCCGGGCGGCCGGCGCTGGCGTCTCTCGCCGAAGGGCGTCTGGGAGATCGTCAAGCGGTACGCCGCCGCCGTCGGCGTGGACGCCACCACCCACGACTTCCGCCACGCCAAGGCCAGCGTGATGCTCAATCGCGGGGCCAAGCTCTCCGAGGTGCAGGACATCCTGGGGCACGCCAGCCCCGAGACGACCAAGAAGATCTACGCACACTACGAAACGTCGCATCTGCGGGACGTCTTCGAACGGTACTCGGCCTCGGCCGAGGAGCTGGCCGGGGCGCTGGCCGAGCCGCCTGCCGCCGTCCTGGATTGA
- a CDS encoding pyridoxamine 5'-phosphate oxidase family protein yields the protein MIDLSDVAEYVDRSGPDGYPMLVATASKAGAPNLAFKGSVMVWDKDHLAFWERAHGETLAHLLENPKIALIYRNKEAGKMWRFWGECELLRDGDLRDGIMARTFQPELDRDPERKGVAVLIRVDKVSGAGVTQTRDA from the coding sequence ATGATCGATCTGAGCGACGTCGCGGAGTACGTGGACCGCTCCGGGCCGGACGGTTACCCGATGCTGGTGGCGACGGCCTCGAAGGCCGGTGCGCCGAACCTCGCCTTCAAGGGCAGCGTCATGGTCTGGGACAAGGATCACCTTGCGTTCTGGGAGCGCGCGCACGGCGAGACGCTGGCGCACCTGCTGGAGAATCCGAAGATCGCCCTGATCTACCGAAACAAGGAAGCCGGCAAGATGTGGCGCTTCTGGGGCGAGTGCGAGCTGCTGCGCGACGGCGACCTGCGCGATGGGATCATGGCCCGGACGTTCCAGCCGGAGCTTGACCGCGACCCTGAGCGCAAAGGCGTGGCCGTGCTGATCCGCGTTGACAAGGTGAGCGGCGCCGGCGTCACCCAGACCCGCGACGCCTGA
- the smpB gene encoding SsrA-binding protein SmpB: MPTDGGGQSGRSSKGQPDDRPAQRTFASNRRAFYEYEIVDSVEAGIALTGTEIKSVRAGKVNLRDSYARVQNGEVLLYNMHVSPYEQGNIWNHEPLRTRKLLLHRKEIGRLAEQSQAQGLTLVPLRMYAKGGHAKVEIAVARGKKQYDKRVAIAERESKRELDRAVKEAYAGGR; the protein is encoded by the coding sequence GTGCCGACGGACGGCGGCGGGCAGTCCGGCCGGTCGAGCAAAGGCCAGCCCGACGACAGGCCGGCCCAGCGAACATTTGCCTCCAACCGGCGGGCCTTCTATGAGTACGAGATCGTGGATTCTGTCGAGGCGGGCATCGCGCTGACCGGCACCGAGATCAAGTCGGTGCGGGCCGGCAAGGTCAACCTGCGGGACAGCTACGCACGCGTACAGAACGGCGAAGTTCTGCTGTACAATATGCATGTCTCTCCATACGAACAGGGCAACATCTGGAACCACGAGCCGTTGCGGACGCGGAAGCTGTTGCTCCACCGGAAGGAGATCGGCAGACTGGCCGAGCAGAGCCAGGCACAGGGGCTGACGCTGGTCCCGCTCCGGATGTACGCGAAGGGCGGCCATGCCAAGGTCGAGATCGCGGTGGCACGGGGCAAGAAACAGTACGACAAGCGCGTGGCGATTGCCGAGCGGGAATCCAAGCGCGAGCTTGACCGGGCTGTGAAGGAAGCGTACGCAGGGGGACGCTAG
- a CDS encoding serine hydrolase, which translates to MSLPYLPLPGRPWERRTPEQSGFDAAALSQAIDYSVAHETSWPTDLNIALAQSNAAEGPNGEVIGPVKARGGVSGLVVRRGYIVAEWGDPDRVDMTFSISKSYLATLAGLALDRGLIRGIDDPVREYADDGGFDPPRNSKIRWRHLLQLTSEWSGTLWGKPDSVDHNRAVGGDANTEAKGTPRLMRDPGSYWEYNDVRVNRLALALLRVWRRPLPAVLRDEIMDPIGASDTWQWHGYRNSYVEIDGQPVQSVSGGGHWGGGIWINTFDHARFGLLHLNRGRWGDRQIVSEAWVETATTPCSVNAGYGCLWWLNTDRVRYPSAPASSFFAIGWGSNLIWVDPEHDLVAVVRWIDGPAFDGFVKRVLAALHT; encoded by the coding sequence ATGTCGTTGCCCTACCTCCCGCTGCCAGGCCGGCCCTGGGAACGTCGCACGCCTGAGCAGTCAGGTTTCGACGCCGCCGCTCTCTCCCAGGCCATCGACTACTCGGTTGCACACGAGACGTCCTGGCCCACCGATCTCAACATTGCACTGGCGCAGAGCAACGCCGCCGAAGGCCCGAACGGCGAGGTTATCGGGCCGGTCAAGGCGCGTGGCGGCGTGAGCGGGCTGGTCGTGCGACGCGGCTACATCGTGGCCGAGTGGGGCGATCCTGACCGCGTCGACATGACGTTCAGTATCAGCAAGAGCTACCTTGCGACGCTGGCCGGGCTGGCGCTCGACCGCGGCCTGATCCGCGGCATTGACGATCCGGTCCGCGAGTACGCCGACGACGGCGGCTTCGACCCGCCGCGCAACAGCAAGATCCGCTGGCGACACCTCCTCCAGCTCACCAGCGAATGGTCGGGCACGCTCTGGGGCAAGCCGGACAGCGTCGATCACAACCGGGCGGTCGGCGGCGACGCCAACACCGAAGCCAAAGGCACGCCGCGCCTGATGCGCGACCCTGGCAGTTACTGGGAGTACAACGACGTTCGCGTCAATCGGCTGGCGCTGGCGTTGCTGCGCGTCTGGAGGCGTCCACTGCCGGCGGTGCTCCGTGATGAGATCATGGACCCGATAGGCGCGTCCGACACCTGGCAGTGGCACGGCTACCGTAACTCGTACGTCGAGATCGACGGGCAGCCGGTCCAGTCGGTCAGCGGCGGCGGCCACTGGGGTGGCGGCATCTGGATCAACACGTTCGACCACGCCCGTTTTGGCCTGCTCCACCTGAACCGAGGCCGCTGGGGTGACCGGCAGATCGTGTCCGAGGCCTGGGTCGAGACGGCGACGACGCCGTGCAGCGTGAACGCGGGCTACGGCTGCCTCTGGTGGCTCAACACGGATCGCGTCCGCTACCCGAGCGCGCCGGCGTCGAGTTTCTTCGCCATCGGCTGGGGCTCCAACCTGATCTGGGTCGATCCCGAGCACGACCTGGTCGCGGTTGTCCGCTGGATCGACGGCCCCGCGTTCGACGGCTTTGTGAAGCGGGTGCTGGCAGCCCTGCACACGTAG
- a CDS encoding MFS transporter: protein MAGAVAAPAPESARQSGQSEKFDTAAVTTMSAGHFVHDVYPAFLSPLLPLLIEKHGLTLGAAGILLSVLRWSALIQPFLGVIADRQDARYWIILAPTVTALGMSLLGLAPNYLALVVLLTLAGLSHAAFHPAGGAQVTRFSGKNWGMGTSFWMTGGELGRAVGPVFIVAVVSAVGLEATWIAIGPAIVASLLLYWRIGGGGRLKVGNKPPNLWGAVRQAGRPLAILAGIIILRNLGSASFTFFFPTYVTGIGGELAFAAFAITVFELAGAAGAFAGGTLSDRFGRRWVLAVSTAITGPLLWAVFMVPNGAAQLALLAVAGLVAFAGAPVQMVLVQELLPDNRSSAMGIMMFLGLEGTILATVAVGFVADAVGLGPTLSTTMLLSALPLPLVFLLPETRQAAG from the coding sequence ATGGCTGGAGCTGTCGCCGCACCCGCACCCGAGTCCGCCCGTCAGAGTGGCCAGTCCGAGAAGTTCGATACGGCTGCCGTCACAACCATGTCAGCCGGCCACTTCGTCCACGATGTCTATCCGGCCTTTCTCAGCCCGCTCCTCCCGCTCCTGATCGAGAAACACGGGTTGACGCTCGGCGCAGCCGGCATCCTGCTCAGCGTATTGCGGTGGTCAGCGCTGATCCAGCCGTTCCTCGGCGTCATCGCCGACCGGCAGGATGCTCGGTACTGGATCATCCTCGCGCCCACCGTCACGGCGCTGGGGATGAGTCTGCTCGGCCTCGCGCCGAACTACCTGGCGCTGGTGGTGTTGCTGACGCTCGCTGGCCTCAGTCACGCGGCCTTTCACCCGGCCGGCGGCGCGCAGGTCACCCGGTTCAGCGGCAAGAACTGGGGCATGGGCACGTCCTTCTGGATGACCGGCGGCGAGCTTGGCCGGGCGGTCGGTCCGGTCTTCATCGTCGCGGTCGTGAGCGCCGTCGGCCTGGAGGCCACCTGGATCGCCATCGGACCGGCCATCGTGGCGTCGCTGCTGCTGTACTGGCGCATCGGCGGCGGCGGACGCCTGAAGGTCGGGAACAAGCCGCCGAACCTCTGGGGGGCCGTCCGCCAGGCTGGCCGGCCGCTCGCGATCCTGGCCGGTATCATCATCCTGCGGAACCTCGGCAGCGCCAGCTTCACGTTCTTCTTCCCAACCTACGTGACCGGTATCGGCGGCGAGCTGGCCTTCGCGGCGTTCGCCATCACGGTCTTTGAGCTGGCCGGCGCGGCCGGCGCCTTTGCCGGCGGCACCCTGTCCGACCGCTTCGGTCGTCGCTGGGTGCTGGCGGTCAGCACGGCGATCACCGGGCCGCTCTTGTGGGCGGTCTTCATGGTCCCGAACGGCGCGGCCCAGCTCGCACTGTTGGCGGTGGCCGGCCTGGTCGCCTTTGCCGGCGCGCCAGTTCAGATGGTGCTGGTCCAGGAATTGCTCCCAGACAACCGTAGCTCGGCGATGGGCATCATGATGTTCCTCGGCCTGGAGGGCACTATCCTGGCGACCGTCGCCGTCGGCTTCGTGGCGGACGCCGTCGGCCTGGGTCCGACGCTCTCCACCACCATGCTGCTGTCGGCGCTGCCCCTGCCGCTGGTCTTCCTGCTCCCTGAAACGCGACAGGCCGCCGGCTGA
- a CDS encoding S41 family peptidase — protein sequence MDSRRSFPGLTNIVITSIVALAAFAMAFVSGYLFGRTEPAGGPLAFLDVLQPSTARATEDGVLSADEQQRFRVFWETWRIVERDFYDQNQIDHQKLIYGAIKGMVDAVGDPYTVYQTPTQREVSDTDLRGSFDGIGIQVDLKDNRLTVVAPIEGSPAEAAGFRPGDVVLEVDGKSLAGKTLNDTVNLIRGQRGTPVTLTVLRAGTTDPFPITVVRAEIKLKSVRARMMDDGVGYVRISSFSASTGTEMAAAVKELVSQQPRGLVLDLRNNPGGYLSTSVEAAAQLMNPGSVVLYQQSGNGDRKTYRTEGGGAGAQLPVVVLLNKGSASASEILAGALRDNGRAYLIGEKSFGKGTVQNVHELSDKSGLRVTTAQWLTPSENPIQGVGLAPDQVVDMPATATISSEATRAEDPQLDAAVRHLLGS from the coding sequence GTGGATTCTCGTCGCTCGTTCCCAGGGCTCACCAATATCGTCATCACGAGCATCGTCGCGCTGGCAGCCTTCGCCATGGCGTTCGTCAGCGGCTACCTGTTCGGGCGCACCGAGCCTGCGGGTGGGCCGCTCGCGTTCCTCGACGTGCTGCAGCCCTCGACCGCTCGCGCCACCGAGGACGGCGTCCTCTCGGCCGACGAGCAGCAGCGCTTCAGGGTCTTTTGGGAGACCTGGAGGATCGTCGAGCGCGACTTCTACGACCAGAACCAGATCGACCACCAGAAGCTGATCTACGGCGCGATCAAGGGCATGGTGGACGCCGTCGGAGACCCGTACACGGTCTACCAGACGCCCACCCAGCGTGAGGTCAGCGATACCGACCTGCGCGGCTCGTTCGACGGCATCGGCATCCAGGTCGATCTGAAGGACAACCGTCTGACCGTCGTCGCGCCCATCGAAGGCTCGCCGGCCGAGGCGGCCGGGTTCCGTCCGGGCGACGTCGTTCTAGAAGTCGACGGCAAGTCGCTGGCCGGCAAGACCCTCAACGACACGGTCAACCTGATCCGAGGCCAGCGCGGGACGCCGGTCACGCTGACCGTCCTGCGCGCCGGCACGACGGATCCGTTCCCGATCACCGTGGTCCGCGCCGAGATCAAGCTCAAGTCCGTGCGCGCTCGGATGATGGATGACGGTGTCGGCTACGTCCGGATCAGCTCGTTCTCGGCGTCAACGGGGACCGAGATGGCGGCGGCGGTCAAGGAGTTGGTAAGCCAGCAGCCGCGCGGGCTGGTGCTCGATTTGCGGAACAATCCTGGCGGCTACCTCTCGACCTCGGTGGAGGCCGCCGCGCAGTTGATGAATCCTGGCAGCGTCGTCCTGTACCAGCAGAGCGGGAACGGCGACCGCAAGACCTACCGGACCGAGGGCGGCGGCGCCGGGGCGCAACTGCCGGTCGTCGTCTTGCTGAATAAGGGCAGCGCCAGCGCGTCCGAGATCCTGGCGGGCGCGCTGCGGGACAACGGGCGCGCGTACCTGATCGGCGAGAAGTCGTTCGGGAAGGGCACCGTGCAAAATGTCCACGAGCTGAGCGACAAGTCCGGCCTGCGGGTCACGACCGCGCAGTGGCTGACCCCGTCCGAGAATCCGATCCAGGGCGTTGGTCTGGCGCCTGACCAGGTGGTGGACATGCCGGCCACCGCGACGATCTCATCGGAGGCGACACGGGCCGAGGATCCGCAGCTCGACGCCGCCGTGCGGCACCTGCTGGGAAGCTGA
- a CDS encoding 1-aminocyclopropane-1-carboxylate deaminase, with the protein MPISDFPRYPLMFGPSPIHPLDRLSAHLGGARIWAKREDVNSGLAYGGNKIRKLEYLVPDALAQGADTLVSIGGYQSNHTRQVAAVAAKLGLKAVLVQENWVDWPDALNDRVGNIMLSRIMGAEVRLDPATFGIGFKSSWERAIADVTARGGKPYAIPAGASDHPLGGLGFANWADEVEAQEAELGVFFDTIVVCTVTGSTHAGMIAGFAGQSRPRRVIGIDASATLEETRDQVARIARRTAALIGLNRDLRDDEIVVLEGWAGDLYGIPVESTLNAIRLLGSLEGVIVDPVYEGKSMAGLIDLVASGEIPRASNVLYAHLGGQPALNAYSALFR; encoded by the coding sequence ATGCCGATCTCCGACTTCCCACGCTATCCCCTGATGTTCGGGCCAAGCCCGATCCATCCTCTCGACCGGCTGAGCGCCCATCTCGGCGGGGCTCGCATCTGGGCCAAGCGCGAGGATGTGAACAGCGGCCTCGCCTATGGGGGGAACAAGATCCGCAAGCTGGAGTACCTCGTGCCCGATGCGCTCGCACAGGGCGCGGACACGCTGGTGTCCATCGGCGGCTACCAGTCGAACCACACCCGGCAGGTCGCAGCGGTGGCGGCGAAGCTCGGTCTGAAGGCCGTCCTGGTGCAGGAGAACTGGGTTGACTGGCCCGACGCGCTCAACGACCGGGTCGGCAACATCATGCTCTCGCGGATCATGGGGGCCGAAGTGCGGCTCGATCCGGCCACGTTCGGCATCGGGTTCAAGTCGAGCTGGGAGCGGGCCATCGCCGACGTGACCGCACGCGGCGGCAAACCGTATGCGATCCCGGCCGGCGCTTCCGATCACCCCCTCGGCGGGCTGGGCTTCGCCAACTGGGCCGACGAGGTCGAGGCGCAGGAGGCCGAGCTCGGGGTCTTCTTCGACACGATCGTCGTCTGCACGGTGACCGGTTCCACCCACGCTGGCATGATCGCCGGCTTCGCCGGTCAGTCGCGCCCGCGACGCGTGATCGGCATTGACGCCTCGGCCACGCTCGAGGAGACTCGCGATCAGGTGGCCCGGATCGCCCGCCGCACGGCGGCGCTCATCGGCCTGAACCGTGACCTGCGAGACGACGAGATCGTCGTGCTGGAAGGGTGGGCCGGCGATCTGTACGGCATTCCGGTCGAGTCGACGCTCAACGCGATTCGGCTGCTCGGCTCACTCGAAGGGGTGATCGTCGACCCGGTGTACGAGGGCAAGTCGATGGCCGGGCTGATCGACCTCGTGGCGAGCGGCGAGATCCCGCGTGCGAGCAACGTGCTGTACGCCCATCTCGGCGGCCAGCCGGCGCTGAACGCCTACAGCGCGCTCTTTCGCTAG
- a CDS encoding OsmC family protein, translating into MAVLPTETSLTWTGGTLFETTSPGGDILQLDMPLAKGGSGHGFSPMTLLLQALAGCMAVTVVQILEKQRSGLTAYRIAIRGERSQVAPSPYTSIEMTHTVQGEKLDRESVERIVELVEEKYCSVAATLPRGLVHHRVVVEQPAAEAVVAAD; encoded by the coding sequence ATGGCCGTCCTCCCCACTGAGACCAGTCTGACCTGGACTGGCGGCACCCTCTTCGAGACCACCAGCCCCGGCGGCGACATCCTCCAGCTCGACATGCCGCTGGCGAAGGGCGGCAGCGGCCACGGCTTCTCGCCGATGACGCTGCTGCTCCAGGCGCTGGCCGGCTGCATGGCGGTGACCGTCGTGCAGATTCTGGAGAAGCAGCGCAGCGGGCTAACCGCCTATCGCATCGCCATCCGTGGCGAGCGCTCGCAGGTCGCGCCCAGCCCGTACACGTCCATCGAGATGACGCACACGGTCCAGGGTGAGAAGCTCGACCGGGAGAGCGTCGAGCGAATTGTGGAGCTGGTCGAGGAGAAGTACTGCTCGGTGGCGGCGACGCTGCCGCGCGGGCTGGTCCATCACCGGGTGGTGGTCGAGCAGCCGGCCGCCGAAGCGGTGGTGGCCGCCGACTGA